A window of the Phaseolus vulgaris cultivar G19833 chromosome 5, P. vulgaris v2.0, whole genome shotgun sequence genome harbors these coding sequences:
- the LOC137834872 gene encoding pheophytinase, chloroplastic isoform X1, which produces METLSYGSAPCCQVVNSKWKLAENRLNSRQSMVSSIGKLRVYCTNTSSACGSVRFCDSGRVQLRDSKRLNNFKVCSGSYDGYVIEEGARDISGVEELATKVLIPGLPDGSNGESGAPISSCFWRWKPKLNVHYEKAGCENVDSPNLLFLPGFGVGSFHYEKQLKDLGRDYRVFALDFLGQGMSLPFEDPAPLSKEEVASNESISSWGFGDETEPWAAKLVYSVDLWQDQVRCFVEEVIGEPVYLVGNSLGGLVALYFAACNPHLVKGVTLLNATPFWGFLPNPIKNPRLAKIFPWSGTFPLPSSIKRLTELLWEKISDPRSIAEVLNQVYADHSTNVDNVFSRIVETTRHPAAAASFASIMFAPQGELSFSETLSRCRGNNVPICLMYGKEDPWVGPVWGFQVKRQVPDAPYYLISPAGHCPHDEVPEIINFLLRGWIRNLESQGSVSLPLLEDLDSMKHTVIDRELEFPREDSRRSVMVKFFASNVSVWDRIRSLIKFQPKFSNILAAKSQ; this is translated from the exons ATGGAAACTCTTTCTTATGGGTCAGCACCATGCTGTCAAGTTGTGAACTCAAAGTGGAAATTGGCTGAGAACAGATTGAATTCACGTCAATCAATGGTTTCTTCTATAGGAAAACTTAGAGTTTATTGCACCAACACTAGTTCTGCATGTGGGTCTGTGAGATTTTGTGATTCGGGTAGGGTGCAGCTAAGAGACTCTAAAAGACTCAATAATTTCAAAGTTTGTAGTGGAAGTTATGATGGTTATGTGATTGAAGAGGGAGCAAGGGATATTTCAGGAGTAGAGGAGCTTGCAACAAAGGTTCTGATTCCAGGTTTACCTGATGGTTCAAATGGTGAATCTGGTGCACCAATAAGTAGTTGCTTTTGGAGATGGAAGCCTAAACTCAACGTGCACTATGAGAAAGCAGGGTGCGAAAACGTGGATTCTCCTAATCTTCTCTTTCTGCCAGGTTTTGGTGTTGGCTCTTTCCATTATGAGAAGCAGCTTAAGGATTTGGGGCGTGACTACAGAGTTTTTGCTCTGGATTTTCTAGGCCAAGGGATGTCTTTGCCTTTTGAAGACCCTGCCCCTCTGTCTAAGGAAGAGGTTGCATCGAATGAAAGCATTTCTTCATGGGGTTTTGGAGATGAAACTGAACCTTGGGCGGCTAAGCTTGTTTACTCAGTTGATCTGTGGCAAGATCAAGTTCGTTGCTTTGTAGAAGAG GTCATTGGTGAACCAGTCTATCTCGTCGGCAACTCACTAGGAGGATTGGTTGCATTGTATTTTGCAGCTTGCAACCCTCACTTGGTGAAAGGTGTCACGTTGCTTAATGCAACACCTTTTTGGGGTTTTCTTCCTAATCCAATAAAAAATCCAAGACTAGCAAAAATATTTCCATGGTCTGGAACATTCCCCCTACCTTCAAGTATAAAGAGACTTACAGAGTTGTT GTGGGAGAAAATTTCTGATCCTAGAAGTATTGCTGAGGTACTTAATCAGGTTTATGCAGATCACTCAACAAACGTAGATAACGTTTTCTCACGCATAGTTGAAACCACAAGGCATCCAGCTGCTGCTGCTTCATTTGCCTCAATAATGTTTGCTCCTCAGGGAGAACTATCCTTCAGTGAAACATTATCCAG ATGTCGAGGAAACAATGTGCCAATCTGCCTTATGTATGGAAAAGAAGATCCCTGGGTGGGGCCAGTTTGGGGATTCCAGGTTAAAAGGCAGGTGCCTGATGCTCCATATTATCTAATAAGTCCTGCTGGTCACTGCCCTCATGATGAAGTTCCTGAG ATCATAAATTTCTTACTTCGCGGATGGATCAGAAACCTAGAGTCTCAAGGTTCTGTTTCATTACCACTGCTTGAAGATCTAGACAGTATGAAGCACACTGTTATTGACAGGGAATTAGAATTTCCCAGAGAAGATTCAAGAAGGTCAGTGATGGTCAAATTTTTCGCTTCCAATGTCTCAGTTTGGGACAGGATAAGATCTTTGATCAAATTTCAACCAAAGTTCAGTAATATTCTGGCAGCCAAATCTCAATGA
- the LOC137834872 gene encoding pheophytinase, chloroplastic isoform X2 produces the protein METLSYGSAPCCQVVNSKWKLAENRLNSRQSMVSSIGKLRVYCTNTSSACGSVRFCDSGRVQLRDSKRLNNFKVCSGSYDGYVIEEGARDISGVEELATKVLIPGLPDGSNGESGAPISSCFWRWKPKLNVHYEKAGCENVDSPNLLFLPGFGVGSFHYEKQLKDLGRDYRVFALDFLGQGMSLPFEDPAPLSKEEVASNESISSWGFGDETEPWAAKLVYSVDLWQDQVRCFVEEVIGEPVYLVGNSLGGLVALYFAACNPHLVKGVTLLNATPFWGFLPNPIKNPRLAKIFPWSGTFPLPSSIKRLTELLWEKISDPRSIAEVLNQVYADHSTNVDNVFSRIVETTRHPAAAASFASIMFAPQGELSFSETLSRCRGNNVPICLMYGKEDPWVGPVWGFQVKRQVPDAPYYLISPAGHCPHDEVPEV, from the exons ATGGAAACTCTTTCTTATGGGTCAGCACCATGCTGTCAAGTTGTGAACTCAAAGTGGAAATTGGCTGAGAACAGATTGAATTCACGTCAATCAATGGTTTCTTCTATAGGAAAACTTAGAGTTTATTGCACCAACACTAGTTCTGCATGTGGGTCTGTGAGATTTTGTGATTCGGGTAGGGTGCAGCTAAGAGACTCTAAAAGACTCAATAATTTCAAAGTTTGTAGTGGAAGTTATGATGGTTATGTGATTGAAGAGGGAGCAAGGGATATTTCAGGAGTAGAGGAGCTTGCAACAAAGGTTCTGATTCCAGGTTTACCTGATGGTTCAAATGGTGAATCTGGTGCACCAATAAGTAGTTGCTTTTGGAGATGGAAGCCTAAACTCAACGTGCACTATGAGAAAGCAGGGTGCGAAAACGTGGATTCTCCTAATCTTCTCTTTCTGCCAGGTTTTGGTGTTGGCTCTTTCCATTATGAGAAGCAGCTTAAGGATTTGGGGCGTGACTACAGAGTTTTTGCTCTGGATTTTCTAGGCCAAGGGATGTCTTTGCCTTTTGAAGACCCTGCCCCTCTGTCTAAGGAAGAGGTTGCATCGAATGAAAGCATTTCTTCATGGGGTTTTGGAGATGAAACTGAACCTTGGGCGGCTAAGCTTGTTTACTCAGTTGATCTGTGGCAAGATCAAGTTCGTTGCTTTGTAGAAGAG GTCATTGGTGAACCAGTCTATCTCGTCGGCAACTCACTAGGAGGATTGGTTGCATTGTATTTTGCAGCTTGCAACCCTCACTTGGTGAAAGGTGTCACGTTGCTTAATGCAACACCTTTTTGGGGTTTTCTTCCTAATCCAATAAAAAATCCAAGACTAGCAAAAATATTTCCATGGTCTGGAACATTCCCCCTACCTTCAAGTATAAAGAGACTTACAGAGTTGTT GTGGGAGAAAATTTCTGATCCTAGAAGTATTGCTGAGGTACTTAATCAGGTTTATGCAGATCACTCAACAAACGTAGATAACGTTTTCTCACGCATAGTTGAAACCACAAGGCATCCAGCTGCTGCTGCTTCATTTGCCTCAATAATGTTTGCTCCTCAGGGAGAACTATCCTTCAGTGAAACATTATCCAG ATGTCGAGGAAACAATGTGCCAATCTGCCTTATGTATGGAAAAGAAGATCCCTGGGTGGGGCCAGTTTGGGGATTCCAGGTTAAAAGGCAGGTGCCTGATGCTCCATATTATCTAATAAGTCCTGCTGGTCACTGCCCTCATGATGAAGTTCCTGAGGTATGA
- the LOC137836215 gene encoding late embryogenesis abundant protein 3-like: MSHGQPKKPQPEHEISNYGEVLGVSCALNDGNVREKSFELHSPVVPTGLGSAAIDGDPITIGEALESVAISVGDKAVDQTDAAAISAAEIRASGGTILRSGGVGETAQAAATFNSHVMRAQDMKKLSDILTDATEKLPVDKAVTKEDAEAVHAAEVQFPRRREAAEVVAESVGVAASMATAADLNERN, encoded by the exons ATGAGTCATGGCCAACCCAAGAAACCACAACCAGAACATGAGATCTCCAATTACGGCGAAGTTCTCGGTGTCTCCTGCGCCCTCAACGACGGCAACGTCCGGGAGAAGAGCTTCGAGCTTCACTCGCCTGTGGTTCCCACTGGCCTCGGTTCCGCCGCCATAGATGGCGACCCCATAACCATCGGAGAAGCTCTGGAATCGGTCGCCATATCGGTGGGGGATAAAGCGGTGGACCAAACCGACGCCGCTGCGATCAGCGCGGCTGAGATCAGGGCTTCCGGAGGGACCATCCTGAGGTCCGGCGGCGTCGGTGAAACGGCGCAAGCGGCGGCCACCTTCAACAGTCACGTCATGCGAGCACAAGACATGAAGAAACTTTCCGATATCTTAACG GATGCGACGGAGAAGCTCCCAGTGGACAAGGCAGTGACGAAAGAAGATGCTGAGGCTGTGCATGCGGCGGAGGTGCAGTTTCCACGGCGGAGGGAGGCAGCAGAAGTGGTTGCTGAATCTGTCGGTGTGGCAGCATCCATGGCCACTGCAGCTGACCTTAATGAACGAAATTGA
- the LOC137834873 gene encoding LOW QUALITY PROTEIN: MADS-box transcription factor 23 (The sequence of the model RefSeq protein was modified relative to this genomic sequence to represent the inferred CDS: inserted 2 bases in 1 codon): MGRGKIEIKRIDNASSRQVTFSKRRTGLFKKAQELSILCDSEVAVIVFSNTGKLFEFSSSGMLRTISRYNKCLGSTDVTVAEINSQKEDSKMVDILRDEISKIETKQLQLLGKDLSGLGIKELQNLEQQLSEGLLSVKARKEELLMEQLEQSRVQEQRVMLENETLRRQIEELRCLFPQTESMVPFQYPPSERKNTFVNTGARCLNLANNCGHEKGSSDTVFHLGLPAGVXKRKARKKETFSNDFAEF; encoded by the exons ATGGGTCGAGGGAAGATCGAGATCAAAAGAATCGACAATGCCAGCAGCAGGCAAGTCACCTTCTCCAAGCGCAGAACAGGCTTGTTCAAGAAGGCACAAGAACTCTCCATTCTATGCGACTCCGAGGTTGCCGTCATAGTTTTTTCCAACACTGGCAAGCTCTTTGAGTTTTCCAGTTCCGG CATGTTGCGTACAATTTCAAGATACAACAAATGTCTTGGTTCCACTGATGTTACTGTAGCAGAAATTAATTCACAG aaggAAGATTCTAAGATGGTGGACATTCTAAGAGACGAAATTTCAAAGATAGAAACAAAGCAATT ACAGTTATTGGGCAAGGATCTGTCAGGATTGGGAATAAAGGAATTGCAAAATTTAGAACAGCAACTTAGTGAGGGATTATTGTCTGTCAAGGCAAGAAAG GAAGAACTACTTATGGAGCAGCTGGAACAATCTAGAGTTCAG GAACAGCGGGTTATGTTGGAGAATGAAACTTTGCGGAGACAG ATTGAGGAGCTTCGTTGTCTGTTTCCGCAAACAGAAAGCATGGTGCCATTTCAATATCCACCTTCTGAAAGAAAGAACACCTTTGTAAATACTGGTGCCAGATGTCTCAACTTGGCCAATAACTGTGGCCATGAGAAAGGAAGTTCTGACACAGTATTTCATTTGGG